Below is a window of Mycolicibacterium chitae DNA.
TTCTTCCTTGCCCGCAGACCGGGCAACAGAGTCGCACAACGACTGGACCACTACGAGGGGCTCACCTCAAGCCAGGGTGAGCCCGTCGTTGCGGTCCAGTACTTCGCGACGGTGTCGTCGACGCCATGGCCTGAGAACTGGCCCAAGCCCGAGGGTGGAGCCGGGATGGTGCACCGCATCGAAGGACGCCCCAGCATGCGCCTCCAGATGTCTTTCGAGCGGGGTCCCGGGGAACGCGCCATGCCCTCGCTGGCGTTCACCGGCCAGGCCGTCGTCAACGCGATTCCCCACGTCGTCAAGAGCGCGCCCGGCCTGCTCGAACCAGTACTCGGTCGATCGGTGATCACCCGGCAGGCGCGGCGCAGCTGAACCACCCCGGGTTTGATGCCGCATCAAACCCGGGGCGATTCACCAAGTCCTGTGCGGTACAAAGGTCAGCCCGCAGGGCTCGCATTCGCCATCAGCAGGGCTGCCTCGTTGTAGGGAAAAGCTCGGTAGAGCAGCCGGGAACGCGGTATGACGAGGGTCGCAGCCTCGACCTTGCTCACCACCCGTGGGTTGACGAGCACAACAGACCGTCCGCGCTTGCGCAGCACCGTCGGTCCGCCGGCCAGCACGTTCTTCAACCAGTCCGTCTGCGGGCCGTAGCCGATGAGGATGGCGTAGCCCTCATGGGTCTTGAACACCAAAAGGGGCGTGCGATATCGCTTACCCGACTTCCGCCCGACGTGCTCGAGCGTCCCGAGGCTCGGAAGCCACGGTGTGATCGTGCGAGCCGCCGGGTTGGTGACTCGCTTGTTGAACTCTGCGATTCGTCGAGGCACGCGCATTCTCGGAGTCTAGGTAAGGGTCGAAGTGAGTGACCGCAGTGGCGGGTCGACTCACCGGCCCGCCGTTTCGGCACCGAGTTCGGACACTTTGTGCGGATCTCAAAAATCTGACAATGCTGCTATGACCGCACCCTGCAAAGCGCATGGTTCTACCGGCGCGGCTTCGCCTCCAACGCAGGCCACGCCCGCGCCCTTGCACCCTGGGTCGAGTTCTAAAATACTGAACGACGCCACAGCGCACTCGCAGGCCTACCACCAGTCAGCCGACCGCAACTAACCTGATGACCGGGTACACCTAGTTCCACGCCTCTCAGCCGCTCCGCCGCAGAACGTAACGCTGGACCTTGCCGCTCGCGGTTCTCGGCAGTTGCCCGACGAAGTGCACCCTGCGTGGGTAGGCGTGCGCGGCATAGTTGGTCTTCACCATCTCCTGAAGTTGCCCAGCCAGCTCCTCACTGCCAAGGTTGCCAGGCCCCAGCACGACAAAAGCCTCCAAAACCTCACCGCGAAGTTCGTCTGGCTGGCCCACGACCGCCACATCCGTGACGGCTGGATGGGTAATGAGCACACTTTCGACGTCGAGGGGCCCAATGCGGTAACCCGCCATGATGATCACGTCGTCGTCTCGGCCACCGAAGTGGAAGTTTCCGGCGTCGTCCGCGTAACCCGTGTCTCCGGTGAGATACCAGCGCTTGTCCTCGGTAAACCGCGAATCGGTTTTGCTCGGGTCGCCGTGATACCCCGCGAACCACATCAGCGGACTCTGTGCGGTGTCGACGGCGATCTGTCCGTCGACGATGCCGCAGGCAAATCCTGGCATCGGCTTTCCCATGGAGCCCTTCACCGGGTGTTGCCGGACCTCATCATGCCAGTGGTTGTTGATGACCATTCCGAGCTCGGTTTGGCCGTAGTGGTCACGAACTTCCGTGCCAAGCGCATCCACTGCCCACTGGGTGATCTCGGGCGTCAGTGGTTCACCCGCCGAGGATGCGCAGCGCAGCGAGACTTCGCCCAAACCGGAGGTTTTGCTCAGCGCGCGATAGACCGTTGGCGCCGCTGCGAGGTTGGTCACGCTTAGCTGTCGGAGAAGTGTCAGCGTGGCCTCCGCCGAAAAGGCGCTGTTGTGAAGGATGTTGGTTCGGCCGACAGCCATTGGTCCGAGCACGCCGTAGTAAAGACCGTAAGCCCAGCCCGGATCGGCCGCGTTCCAGAAAACGTCGTCCTCTCGAACATCCAGTCCGTAGACCATGTAACAGGCGAATGCTGCCAGAGCACGAAGCGGCACCGGAACACCTTTGGGGCTACCCGTGGTACCGCTGGTGAAGAGGAGAAGGACTGTGCCGTCCCCGCCCACCGAAACTGACTCCTCGACAGGTGCGGAATCTGAGATGCGCGCATCGAGTTCGGCTCCAGTTACGAGCGTTTCAATGCCGCCAATCTCATGCAGCTTGTCGGCCTGGCTCGGTTCGGTGATCACCACGCGCGCGCCCGCCCCTCGCAACCGTGCCTCGATCGCCGGCGGCGCGAACGCCGTGAACAGCGGAAGGTACACGGCACCGAGGCGGAGGATCGCCGCTAGGGCTACAGGTAAGTCAATGCGCTTGCCCAGCAGCACCCCAACAACCTCACCGCGACGAACTCCCATGTCGGTGAGTACCCGCGCGAGCCGTTTGGAACGTTCCTGCAGTTCTCCATAGGTCACGGCGACCTCGGGCTCGCCCGAGGAATCCACCGTGATGAACGCGGTGGACGTGGGGTCATGACAATCAACCAGGAGTTCGGCGGCGTTCGCAGCAGCGGGGGAGAAACGCTGCAGCCAGAACTCGACGGTGCCGACCACCGATTCCTGACTGGTTCGAGCGGTTCGAGACACGGGACCTCACTTGCGATTCGACGGGCTTTGCACCAGTGTCCGGGTACACACAAACGTTGAACACCCCCCAGAGTGGGGGTCGGAAAGGAAATCCGACCTTCACGGGCGACGTTGCTGTGCGTAACCTGACCACGAGCCCTGCCCTCTCGCGGGGTGTGGAGTTGCCCCGGTGATGAGGAGGAGCAACATGGCCCAGTCTCCGATCGCCCGCCCATTGATCGAAACGCTTCACCGGGTACGGCGGTCGACCGGTGTGCCGCTGGCTTTCGCCGGCACGATCGAATCTGGGGCGCGGCTTCGGCTCAATCACTTCGCCGGGAACACCGTCGGTGCACTCGATCGTGTCCTGATCGATGTCGGACATGGCCTCGGCGGCAGAGTGGTCGAGGTAGGCCGTCCGATGGTCGTCGATGATTACCGCCGTACGTCGTCGATCACGCACCGCTATGACGCGGTTATCGCGAGCGAGGGCCTGCGTGCGATGGCTGCGGCGCCGGTTGTGGTTGACCGGAAAACAGTGGCCGTTCTCTACGCCGCATTGCGTACCGCCGATCCCATTGGGGACCGGACGAAGGATTGTCTGGCCGACGAGGCCCGCGCCGTGGAACAGCGCATAGTCGCCGCTCGCGCCGTGGTCTCGAGTGACAGACTGCCGAGTGAAGCGGCGGTGCTGCGTGACCGAATCTGCGGAGCCTATGCGCAGTTGCGGACGCTGGCTCGAACATTGGATGACCCCAGCACGGCCGCCACAATCACACAGATTTCGAAATCGCTACTCGGGGACCAGCAAGTCCACGTCGAGAGAGACTTGACGGCGAGAGAGATCGACGTCCTCGCGCTGGCCGCGCTGGGCCATCCCAATGCCCAAATAGGCCAGTTACTCGGACTGCAGACCGAGACCGTAAAGGGCTACATGAAGGATGCTATGCGAAAGCTGCACGCGCACACACGGTTAGAAGCGGTCGTACGGGCGCGCCGGCTTGGAGCACTGCCCTAGCTGGGGTGTGGAGCGCCGAGAACCGCGAGCGCCGCCTGAGTGAGTCCTGCGGCAAGCGAGTCCTCTTCGTCGGCGGTGTGTTCACTGGTGAACAGGAAGTAAAAGTTACGTTCGACCATCCAACACACGATCTCGCCGCGCTGTTGAGCATCCCGTTCTGCTACATCCAATCCCTCGGCGAGGACGCCCTGAGCGAGTACCTCAGCAAAGGCTCGCATAATCTCACGCCAACGCGTGACACCGGGGCCTCGGGACGCTGACAATTCCACCGCCGCAATGTAAGCCGGACGGTGCCGCCGCCAGCCGTCGAGTGCTGCGGCGACAATACGGGTAACGAAATCGTGCAGCGATTCGTCAGGTGCGCGGGGGAACATCTGCACCTGCATCTGTTCTGTTGCACGGGCGATAAGAGCGTCCACGGCGTCGCTCTTGTTGCCGAAATAAAAGTAGACGCTGGTCCGCGACAGCGATCCCGCCGACGCGATCGCTTCCATGGACAGATCTGCAATCGACGTCGACTGAAGCAGCTTCTCGATGCTGTCCAGCAGCATGTCGCGTCGCTCGTCACCAGCTCGCGGCATAGCCGCCTGAAAGCGCCGCGGCCGCCGCGCCCCCCGAGCGGCAGACCGCAGCCTCGCATCTGAGGCATCGGATTGGTCACTCATCGCAATCGATGCTAGTCCGGCCGCGCCCTGGAGTCGGTATCGCGTCGAACTGGATGACTGTCGGCCGCGCTGCCGTTCGACGGTCCGTCGACGATTGTCGACAAAGCGTTGACACGCGGTGGGATGTCCCCCAAACTGGGGCGCGACTGTGATGTGCATCGCTCTCAGGAGTGAAGGAGGACAATGGCAACCGATACCAAACCGGCCGTGCACCCGCGGGCCGCAACCGTCATGGCGGACCTGTTCGGGGGTGCGCTGGAAGACCCGTTTCCCGCGTACAACGAATTGCGTGAACTGGGCGACGGCGTGCACTGGTCTGAGCAATTACAGGCCTACCTGGTCTGCCGCTACGACGACGTCCGATTTCTGGGCAGCGACCATCGGCGGTTCTCCAGCGACGTGTTCTACGACTCTGCTCCAAGCTGGCATGACAACACCAACCCGGAGCATCTTCGGTTCGTCGACACCGCTTCTCTGTTGTTCATGTTCTCCGATCCCCCCACCCACACACGCATCCGCTCGTCGTTTCGCCACGTCTTCACCCCCAGATCGATAGCTCAGTGGGAGACCACAATTCGTAAGGTCACCGAGGATCTGATCAGTCGGTATTCACGCGGTCGGGAGTTCGACATCATGCCTGGATTCGCCGCGGACGTCCCAGTCGCGATCATCGCGTCCATCCTCGGCGTTCCCGACGAGGCCAGGGCGAAGTTCCGCGAATGGTCTTACGGCTTCGCCTCCACATTCGACCCTGTGGTCCAGGGCGATATGCGGGATACCGCGATTGCTGCGTCGTTGGAGTTGTTCGAATACCTACGGAGCTTGATCGACGAACGCTCCGTCGCACCCAAGGACGACCTGATCAGCGAACTCATCCGGACCGAGACAGTTTCGGGTGACCGACTCCAGGACATCGAGTTGGTGGCGCAGCTCGCCCTGCTGTTAGTAGCCGGCAATGAGACCACCACGAGCCTGATCGGTAGCGGACTGACGTACCTACTTGAGCACCCAACGACGCTCGCGGAAGTACGAGCCGATCCGGACATGCTGCCCGTAGCCATCGAGGAAATACTCCGGTTAGACCCGCCACTGCATCTCGCCCTCCGAAAAACCACGGAGGAGACCCGATTCGGCAACACCGTAGTTCCAGCCGGTGCAATACTCGCACCCTGTCTCGCAGCCGCGAACCGAGATCCCCGTCGATTCGATGCCCCGAACGAGTTCGACATCCACCGGTCCGATAACAAACACCTGGCCTTCTACAACGGGATCCACTTTTGTGTAGGAGCGCCGCTGGGCCGGCTGGAGGTCCGGGTGGTCCTGCGCTACATCCTCGACAACTTCCCTGAGCTACGGCTCGGATCCGCGCCCGCGCAACGACGTACCAACAACGCAGTCGCCCGCGGCTGGGCTTCCCGCCCGGTGGTCTTATGAGCACCGGTCGAACGTTCCGCCTGACCGCTCACGCCGAGTACTGCGCCGGAAGCGGGAGATGCGTCTCGGCGGCGCCCCACCTCTTCAAACTCGACGAGCCCGGATGGGTGCAGGTGCTCGATCACGAGCCGCCAATGGATGATCTCGAGGCGGCGCTCAGCGCTCAAAATGCGTGCCCGCTCGGACTCATTGACGTTCTCGACGATGAAGGACATTCACTTGCCTGACAGGGACACGGGGTGCGGCACGGCGGATCGTGTGCGACATCGCGATCGACGCGGCCGTCGCCCATCGTCCCTACCAACTAAGGACATCAATTGCGATATCTGACATTTCGAGCAGATGGCGCCAGCCGCGCGGGCGTCACCGTCGGCGATGGTGACCACCAGGTTCTCGACCTCGGCCGCGTCCTAGGCGAGGACTTCAGTAGCGTTCGGAAGATCATCGAAATGGGTCCCGAAGCATGGGATCGCGTACGCACCGCACAGTCCCGGCCGCCCGCGGAAGCGCTCCTGGATCTTGAGTCCCTCAAACTACTCGCGCCGATCCCCGACCCGATTCGCATCCGGGACTGCACCCTGTTCACAGACCACATCGAACCCGCGCTCCGGGCGATGGCGCGCCGTCGCGCCAAGGAGACGACGGACCCGGAAGCCGAGTACCAACGCATGATCGACTCCGGGCAGTATGACCTGCCCGACATCTTGCGCAAGCAGTTCGTCTACTACAACTCCGATCACCTTTCGATCAGCGGTCTGGGCGAGACCATCACCGCTCCCCCGACGTCGCACACCATCGACTACGAACTCGAGTTCGCCGCCGTGCTCGGTCACGGGGGGACCGACATCCCGGAAAGTCAAGCGAACGCACACATCTTCGGCTTCATGATCTTCAACGACTGGAGTGCTCGAGATATACAGAGCGAAGTTATGAAATCCACGCTGGGGCCCGCGGAGGGAAAAGACTTCGACGGAAGTAATACCTTCGGGCCGTTTCTCGTCACTGCCGACGAGGTGGGCGACGCCTACCGACTCGGCATGCGGGCACTGATCAACGGCGAGGAATGGTCACGAGGAAACTCCGCCTCCATGGCCTACTCGTTCGAGTTCGCGATCGCACACCTCAGTCGCGGCAAGCAACTCCACGCCGGCGACATCCTCGGCAGCGGGACCGTGGCCTCTGGCTGCGCATTTGAGCTAGGGCGGGTACTCAACAACGGCGATGAGGTGGAGCTCCAGGTCGACCGACTCGGATCTCTTCGCAACACCGTCCGCTACCGCTGAGTGTCCGCGCTACGGCACCGATGACGAACCGCGCCGAATCAGCCAACCCGTCCACTTCCATTGCACAGCCTAGATAGGACCCCATAAAGTGCCACGCCTGATCGAACTCTCCCGCCTCATGAAACCCGCTGCCAACATCGATGTCCCGCCCGAATACGAGACGCTTCGCGTCGTACTGGGACCGCAGATCGAGTACGGTCCACCGGCCACTACGGGCTTGGAGCACATGCAATCGGTATTCGACTGTCCCGCACATGATCTACCCAATGGTGAAGGGTGGGGCGAGGATTCGATCGTGATGAGCAGCCATTGCAACACTCACGTCGATGCGCCGCTGCATAGCGGCAGTCAATGCGAAGGCCGGCCAGCACGCACGATCACCGACATCGAGCTCGACGAGCTCTACCGGCCGGGTATCGTCCTCGACGTTCGTCAGCATGTAGCACCACGTGAAGCAATCAGTATCGAAGCCCTCGCCGCTGCCATCGACGCAGCCGGACGGCCGATCACAGCCGGTGATGCTGTTCTTATTCGCTCCGGTCAGGAGCGCTACTCGGTCTCCGACCCGGAGTTCTTCCAGTATCCCGGAATGACCGCCGCAGGAACCAAATACCTGACCGGCATGGGCGCCACCATACTGGGCACCGACGCCATGGCCTGGGACCGCCCGTTCCCCGTGATGAAGCAGGCATACAAGGAAACCGGAGATGCCAGTCAGATCTGGGACGGTCATTTCGCTATTCAAGAGCGCGAGGCGTTCATCGTCCAACAGCTGACGAACCTCGACAAGTTGCCAGCGCACGGGTTCATGGTGGGGTTCTTTCCGCTGCGCCTCTACAAGGCCAGCGCAGCACCGGCGCGGGTGGTGGCATTCCTTGAAGACTGACCGCCCGCTGCCGCGGGTCGACGACTGCCCCGCTGGCACAACATCATTCGCTCAAATGTGGGACGACACCGTCCGACATCATGCCGCGCGAACCTTTCTTGTGTTCAGGTCGAGTGACGGCAAGGTGACCTCGTGGACATACCGACAGTTCGACACCGTGATCGCCCAGACCGCGGCCGTACTGGCGCAGCACGGTGTCGGCACTGGCGACCCCGTCCACCTGGCATTGCGAAACTCACCCGGCTTCATCGCAGTCTGGCTGTCGGCGGCGAGGTTAGGCGCGTGGATCGTACCTGCTGACCCAGCGTCCTCGGCAGACGAAATCCGCAGGCAATTTGAGCGGACCGGGCCGCGGTTGGGAATCTGCGCGCGTGACCGCGCACATTTCTACCGTGCGGGTGCCGTCGCCTCGACATCGGTCATCGAATTGGCGGAGGACGAATCCGATGTCCTACCCGATGGTGCCCTTGCTGCGCACGCGGGTGTGTCAGCGTGCGGGAAGTCCGACGGACGGTTGGCGGTCATGTTCACCTCTGGAACAACCTCGGCTCCCAAAGGGGTGCTGGTGACGCAGTCAAACTATGTATCCGCAGGCGAACTCATGGCGCGGGCGTCGAATCTCCAGTCAGCACACCGTTGGTTCGTGACCCTTCCCCTGTTCCACGCCAACGCGCAGTACTACTGCTTCGCGCCAGCAATTGCCGTCGGTGCCAGCGTCGCGATGACCTCAACATTCTCCGCCTCGCGGTGGGTAGAACAAGCCCGTTCACTGTCGGTCACCCATGCAAGCCTGTTCGCGGCACCGATCCGGATGATCCTCGACCGCACCCCACGGTCCACGACAAGCCTTGACCTTCAACACGTCTGGTTTGCGCAGAATCTCGCAGCCACCCACTACGAGCGATTCGCAACGCTGGTCGGCAGCCGTCCCCGTCAGCTCTACGGAATGACAGAAACCATCGCCGTCGTCAGCTGCGACGAGGATCCGCCCTACCGAAACGACGTTCTCGGAACGCCGGTTCCCGGTCGACATGTCAAGTTGCGCTCGGTCGAGACCGGACAAGAGTGCGCGGCAGATGAGGTTGGTGAGCTCATGGTTCACGGAAAACCGGGCCACGACCTCTTCGCCGGCTACTTCGATGATGCCGCCGCCACCGCGAGAGCGTTCGTCGACAGCGCTGGCAACACCGTATGGTTTGCCACCGGCGACCTGATGACCAGAGACGAGGCCGGTGTCTTGAGGTTCGTCGGGCGTGTCGACGATGTGATCAAGGTCGCAGGAGAGAACGTCGGCCTCGCCGAGATCGAGGGCCGGCTGACCGAAGTGCCAGGCGTACACGAGGCTGCTGTCGTGGCGCGGCCCGATCCGGTACGCGACGTGGTGCCCGTTGCCTTCATTGTTGCCGCGGACCAAGACGACCCGCCGCTGCCCGCAGAGCTCGACGATTGGGCCGCGCGCAACCTGGTCCCGCCCGCTCGGCCAGCGGAATGGCATGTGGTCGAGAAACTTCCGCGAACAAGTGCGGGAAAGATTCATCGCGCCCAACTCACTGCAGCGCGGCAGCAAGCGGATTCCGCCGGCGCTGCGTCATCGTCGAGTGTGTCGCCGGTGCCGGATTGACCACCGATTCGTCCACTTTCCCCGTCAGAGACTCCCGCCACTTGCCCAGCCGGGTCACCCCTCAACATTCCCAGAGTGTTTGGAGAACACAGACATGGCATCAACGTACCAACGGCCCCAATTACCCGCCACACCTGTGGCTTTCGCCCTCCTAGGCATTCTGACACTCTTGATCACGTTGGCTCACGTCACCTCTCCCGCCCAGGCTGCGGCTGAGGACTGCCCTCCGAACATTGGCTACCAACCGGAGTGTCAGTATCGACCCTTCTATACGCCGCCCAGCCCGCTGCCGGACGGGACACCTGGGGACCTGGTGCGCACTGAACCGTCGCGTATTGCCCTCGACCCAGCGGGACACGGGAACTACAAGGCCGACGGTACACGCCTGATGTACCAGAGCCGCAACCTCGATGACGACGTCGTGGCCGTCACCGGCACCTACTTTGAGCCACACAATCCGTGGACAGGTGCCGGACCACGCCCGCTACTGGCGTTGGCTCCTTTTCCCACGGGTCTTGGTGACCAGTGCGCCGTTTCGCGTGTGATCAGCGAAGGTGGCTTTCACTACGGCGGATACCTCGACTACCTCTTCCTGTGGGAGCAAGGTTTCTTCACCACGATGCTCGACCGTGGATTCGCTCTTGTGGTTACTGACTATCAGGGCACAGGGACCTATGGTCCCCCGACCTCCGGCATTCGGGTGCCCACCGCCAACGCTGTGATCGATTCTGCTCGCGCGGCCAAACGATTGCCGGATACCTCCCTTACTTCCGACAGTCCGGTCGCCTTCTGGGGCTGGGGTCCGGGCGGGTTTGCCGCCGGGGCCGCTGCCGAGCTGGCTCCCAGCTATGCGCCCGAGCTCGATGTTGTCGGCGCCTGGATCGGCGCACCGACCGCCGATTACTCGCTGCTCCCCGACTATGCCGACGGCTCACTGTTTATCGGAGTGCTCGGCTATACGCTGAACAGCTTCATCGCCGCCTTTCCCGAGGCCGAGGAAGGTATCCGTGGCGTCCTGACCCCTCGCGGCATCGACATGCTCGAAAAGACCCGCTACAACTGCATCAACGAGGTCATGACGAAGTTCATGTTCCGCCATGTCCAGCCCTATTTCGATCAGAACTACCGCCAGATCCTGGACTCCGAACCCCTCAAGTCCGCTCTTGCCGCACAGAAGCTGGGATCGCTGAAGCCGGCTGCCCCCGTGCAGATCAGCGTCAACCGATATGATCCTCTCTTCCCCTACATAGGTGCCCAGCAACTCGCCCAGGACTGGTGTGCGCGGGACGCCGACGTCGAACTATGGACCAACGAGCAGCCTCCCTTCCTCAATAAAACCGGCTTCAACAGCCTCGTTCCCTACTTCGTTGACGGGGAACGCGGAATGCAATGGATCACCGATCGGTTCAACGCTCTCCCCACCACATCGAATTGCCACCAACTCTGATGAGAAAGATGCCGAACCCGCCGACCCACCAACCCAGTCGTGGCTCCGCGACGGCGAGTCTGCCGACCACCCAGATCGGACGAAAGGACAGGGATCCCGGCCGATCGCCCGTGGAACTGTCCGGGTCGCCCGACGTTGAATCGATTGTGACGCAAGAACCCGTCCTTGTTCTCGGAGCCACCGGCAAGACCGGTCGCCGCATCGTCCCCCGCCTGCGGCTTCACGGCACGCCGGTACGCGCAGCCTCCCGTACCAGCCCGACACCGTTCGACTGGTCTGCTCCGGTCGGCTGGGACGCCGCCCTACACGGTGTGGCTGCCGTCTACATCGTGCCCCCCTCCGCCGTAGGCCCGGTACACGAGTTCGTCGCTCGCGCCGAGGCCGCCGGCGTTCAGCGCCTGGTCCTGCTGTCCGGGCGCGGCGCCGACACCTGGGGCGACACCAGTTTCGGCTTGGACATGCGCGACGCCGAGGCTGCCGTACGGGATTCGGCGTTGCAGTGGACGATTCTTCGGGCCAACAACTTCAATCAGAACTTCAACGAAGACATCTTCTACGCCCCGTTGCTTTCCGGCGAACTGGCTTTGCCGGCCGACGATGTTCCCGAGCCCTTCATCGACATCGACGATGTCGCCGACGTGGCCACCACGGTCCTGACCGATCCGGCCCACCACGCGGGGGTGACCTATGAGCTCAGCGGTCCACGCGCGATCACATTCGAGGAGGCCGCCGAATTGATTTCGCGGGCCTGCGGACAACCCATCGCCTACAAGCAAGTCTCCCCCGAGGAATACACCGTCATGCTGGTCGAACGAGGGCTCAGCGTCGATATCGCCCATGACATCACCGAGATGTTCGTGATGATGGGCCGCGGGCTGATCACCGGGACCGCGGCGGCCACCGACGACGTTGCCGCCGTGCTGGGGCGCTCGCCGCGAACGTTCGAGGATTACGTTGTACGGACGGCGGCCAAAGGAGTGTGGCAACGGTGAGCGCCGATCCGACACCGGCGATGGTTACGAATCCTCCAGTTTGATGTCCACTCGTCTTCCCTGAGACGAAAGTACGCAGCCGGGTCGACGTCGATTCACGCGCCCAGTGCACGCATCAAGACGTCGGTGAGCTTGTCGAGATAACCGGGCTCTGCCTCGCCATCGCGAATAGTCAGTCGCCAATAGACCGGGGCGGCAATCAGGTCGAGCGCGATGTCGATGTCGGTATCGGGCGCCAACTCGCCACGGTCGATCGCTCGTCGCAGGATTGCGGCACCATGCTCGC
It encodes the following:
- a CDS encoding TetR/AcrR family transcriptional regulator, whose amino-acid sequence is MLLDSIEKLLQSTSIADLSMEAIASAGSLSRTSVYFYFGNKSDAVDALIARATEQMQVQMFPRAPDESLHDFVTRIVAAALDGWRRHRPAYIAAVELSASRGPGVTRWREIMRAFAEVLAQGVLAEGLDVAERDAQQRGEIVCWMVERNFYFLFTSEHTADEEDSLAAGLTQAALAVLGAPHPS
- a CDS encoding ferredoxin — its product is MSTGRTFRLTAHAEYCAGSGRCVSAAPHLFKLDEPGWVQVLDHEPPMDDLEAALSAQNACPLGLIDVLDDEGHSLA
- a CDS encoding helix-turn-helix transcriptional regulator encodes the protein MAQSPIARPLIETLHRVRRSTGVPLAFAGTIESGARLRLNHFAGNTVGALDRVLIDVGHGLGGRVVEVGRPMVVDDYRRTSSITHRYDAVIASEGLRAMAAAPVVVDRKTVAVLYAALRTADPIGDRTKDCLADEARAVEQRIVAARAVVSSDRLPSEAAVLRDRICGAYAQLRTLARTLDDPSTAATITQISKSLLGDQQVHVERDLTAREIDVLALAALGHPNAQIGQLLGLQTETVKGYMKDAMRKLHAHTRLEAVVRARRLGALP
- a CDS encoding lipase family protein, producing MASTYQRPQLPATPVAFALLGILTLLITLAHVTSPAQAAAEDCPPNIGYQPECQYRPFYTPPSPLPDGTPGDLVRTEPSRIALDPAGHGNYKADGTRLMYQSRNLDDDVVAVTGTYFEPHNPWTGAGPRPLLALAPFPTGLGDQCAVSRVISEGGFHYGGYLDYLFLWEQGFFTTMLDRGFALVVTDYQGTGTYGPPTSGIRVPTANAVIDSARAAKRLPDTSLTSDSPVAFWGWGPGGFAAGAAAELAPSYAPELDVVGAWIGAPTADYSLLPDYADGSLFIGVLGYTLNSFIAAFPEAEEGIRGVLTPRGIDMLEKTRYNCINEVMTKFMFRHVQPYFDQNYRQILDSEPLKSALAAQKLGSLKPAAPVQISVNRYDPLFPYIGAQQLAQDWCARDADVELWTNEQPPFLNKTGFNSLVPYFVDGERGMQWITDRFNALPTTSNCHQL
- a CDS encoding AMP-binding protein; the encoded protein is MVGTVEFWLQRFSPAAANAAELLVDCHDPTSTAFITVDSSGEPEVAVTYGELQERSKRLARVLTDMGVRRGEVVGVLLGKRIDLPVALAAILRLGAVYLPLFTAFAPPAIEARLRGAGARVVITEPSQADKLHEIGGIETLVTGAELDARISDSAPVEESVSVGGDGTVLLLFTSGTTGSPKGVPVPLRALAAFACYMVYGLDVREDDVFWNAADPGWAYGLYYGVLGPMAVGRTNILHNSAFSAEATLTLLRQLSVTNLAAAPTVYRALSKTSGLGEVSLRCASSAGEPLTPEITQWAVDALGTEVRDHYGQTELGMVINNHWHDEVRQHPVKGSMGKPMPGFACGIVDGQIAVDTAQSPLMWFAGYHGDPSKTDSRFTEDKRWYLTGDTGYADDAGNFHFGGRDDDVIIMAGYRIGPLDVESVLITHPAVTDVAVVGQPDELRGEVLEAFVVLGPGNLGSEELAGQLQEMVKTNYAAHAYPRRVHFVGQLPRTASGKVQRYVLRRSG
- a CDS encoding cytochrome P450; translated protein: MATDTKPAVHPRAATVMADLFGGALEDPFPAYNELRELGDGVHWSEQLQAYLVCRYDDVRFLGSDHRRFSSDVFYDSAPSWHDNTNPEHLRFVDTASLLFMFSDPPTHTRIRSSFRHVFTPRSIAQWETTIRKVTEDLISRYSRGREFDIMPGFAADVPVAIIASILGVPDEARAKFREWSYGFASTFDPVVQGDMRDTAIAASLELFEYLRSLIDERSVAPKDDLISELIRTETVSGDRLQDIELVAQLALLLVAGNETTTSLIGSGLTYLLEHPTTLAEVRADPDMLPVAIEEILRLDPPLHLALRKTTEETRFGNTVVPAGAILAPCLAAANRDPRRFDAPNEFDIHRSDNKHLAFYNGIHFCVGAPLGRLEVRVVLRYILDNFPELRLGSAPAQRRTNNAVARGWASRPVVL
- a CDS encoding class I adenylate-forming enzyme family protein, which gives rise to MWDDTVRHHAARTFLVFRSSDGKVTSWTYRQFDTVIAQTAAVLAQHGVGTGDPVHLALRNSPGFIAVWLSAARLGAWIVPADPASSADEIRRQFERTGPRLGICARDRAHFYRAGAVASTSVIELAEDESDVLPDGALAAHAGVSACGKSDGRLAVMFTSGTTSAPKGVLVTQSNYVSAGELMARASNLQSAHRWFVTLPLFHANAQYYCFAPAIAVGASVAMTSTFSASRWVEQARSLSVTHASLFAAPIRMILDRTPRSTTSLDLQHVWFAQNLAATHYERFATLVGSRPRQLYGMTETIAVVSCDEDPPYRNDVLGTPVPGRHVKLRSVETGQECAADEVGELMVHGKPGHDLFAGYFDDAAATARAFVDSAGNTVWFATGDLMTRDEAGVLRFVGRVDDVIKVAGENVGLAEIEGRLTEVPGVHEAAVVARPDPVRDVVPVAFIVAADQDDPPLPAELDDWAARNLVPPARPAEWHVVEKLPRTSAGKIHRAQLTAARQQADSAGAASSSSVSPVPD
- a CDS encoding nitroreductase family deazaflavin-dependent oxidoreductase — protein: MRVPRRIAEFNKRVTNPAARTITPWLPSLGTLEHVGRKSGKRYRTPLLVFKTHEGYAILIGYGPQTDWLKNVLAGGPTVLRKRGRSVVLVNPRVVSKVEAATLVIPRSRLLYRAFPYNEAALLMANASPAG
- a CDS encoding cyclase family protein yields the protein MPRLIELSRLMKPAANIDVPPEYETLRVVLGPQIEYGPPATTGLEHMQSVFDCPAHDLPNGEGWGEDSIVMSSHCNTHVDAPLHSGSQCEGRPARTITDIELDELYRPGIVLDVRQHVAPREAISIEALAAAIDAAGRPITAGDAVLIRSGQERYSVSDPEFFQYPGMTAAGTKYLTGMGATILGTDAMAWDRPFPVMKQAYKETGDASQIWDGHFAIQEREAFIVQQLTNLDKLPAHGFMVGFFPLRLYKASAAPARVVAFLED
- a CDS encoding fumarylacetoacetate hydrolase family protein, translating into MRYLTFRADGASRAGVTVGDGDHQVLDLGRVLGEDFSSVRKIIEMGPEAWDRVRTAQSRPPAEALLDLESLKLLAPIPDPIRIRDCTLFTDHIEPALRAMARRRAKETTDPEAEYQRMIDSGQYDLPDILRKQFVYYNSDHLSISGLGETITAPPTSHTIDYELEFAAVLGHGGTDIPESQANAHIFGFMIFNDWSARDIQSEVMKSTLGPAEGKDFDGSNTFGPFLVTADEVGDAYRLGMRALINGEEWSRGNSASMAYSFEFAIAHLSRGKQLHAGDILGSGTVASGCAFELGRVLNNGDEVELQVDRLGSLRNTVRYR